CACAGGTGCGGTCACGTTGCCGATCACATTCGCCCAGCGTCACTGAGCTACTTTAGGGAGAACATCGTGAAGATCGTCGTCGACCAAGTAAAGTGCCAGAATCACGGACTGTGCGCGATTTCGGCTCCGGCCAACTTCGCGCTCGACACTGACGGGAAACTCCAGTACCACGAGTCGTTCAATGAAGAGAACATCGACGACATCGAGGACGCTGTCGACTCCTGCCCTCTGCAGGCCATCACTCTGAGTCGTGATGCAGCATGACTGTCGACGGGCCAGTGGTTGGCGTGGTCGGCACCGGTATCGCCGGACTGCAGTCAGCGAACGCGGTACTCGAGCGCAATCCTGATGCCAGGATCGTCATCTTCGGAGACGAGACCCACCGCACCTACAACCGGCCGGGTCTGACAAAGAAGAGGTACCAACTACTGACCTCCGGCACGACCATCACCGACGAACTGAAGGTCGATGGAGCCGCAAGCGACAGCGCGACCTGGCGCCTGGGGACCCGGGTCGAATCCGCCGACCTGTACAACAAGGTCCTGCAACTGAGGACCGGCGAGACATTCGACTACGACAGTCTCGTGATCGCCACAGGTGTACGCCCGCGGATCTCGGCCGAGGACGCCAGGGAGTGCGCGATCCACATGCACAAGACCCTGCGCGATCTCGACGACGCGCATCACATCCACCGTGATCTCCGGACGGGCACAGAACTGACGATCGTGGGTTCCGGATTCGTCGCCTGTGAGTTGGCCTCCCTAGCCACGGAGTACGGCTGTGCCGTCGCCATGCTGGAAGCGCGGCGACGTGGCCCATTCGAGCGCGTTCTGGGTGAACGCATCGCAACGGCGCTCGGGCGTTGGATGACCCGGAACGGCGTCACGTTCCTGACCGGCGATTCCGCGAGGGATCGGCTCTGCAACGGCGATTCCTCGGCGCACTCGGAGCCCTCGTCGGACCGATCTCTGCTCGTCGAGGCGATCGGCAGTGTTCCCAACGTGGAATGGCTGCACGGGAACGGTCTGGATCTGTCCGACGGTGTGCGCGTCGACGAACACATGCGCGTGCCAGAGTGCGCGGACGTGTACGCGGCTGGGGACGTCGCCCGCTACCCCGACCCGTGGACAGCGGAAAGCCTCACGCGCAGGGAGTTCTGGAAGAACGCGATCGACACCGGCGATCTCGCGGGTAGGTCGTTGGCGTCATCCCTGGGGTGCGGATCGAAGATCTCCCACATCAGGTACTTCCCTCTCATGAGCACCGAGGTCTTCGGACTGCGTATCCAGATCGCGGGAAACCCGAAGGCAGCCACCTCCATGGAGGTCGTCCGCGGAGATCTGGACCGGCTGGATCACGGAGTGGTCGTCACGTTCTCGAAGGAGGATCTATTGGTCGGAGTCGCTTATCTGGACAAGGGTGCTCGACTCAACAGCATCTACATCGACCTTGTGAAAACGCTGAAGGCGCATCGGCGCTGATTCGGCTCATGCCGTACATAATTAATAATCAGGAGGATTATCATGCAGGTTCGTAGGCTTTCGGACATCGAGGGCACAGATCGGGACGTCATGGCCGAATCCGGCACCTGGCGGAGCAAGCGCATCCTGCTCGCATCGGACGGGTTCGGTTACTC
This portion of the Actinopolyspora lacussalsi genome encodes:
- a CDS encoding ferredoxin (product_source=COG1141; cath_funfam=3.30.70.20; cog=COG1141; pfam=PF13370; superfamily=54862); protein product: MKIVVDQVKCQNHGLCAISAPANFALDTDGKLQYHESFNEENIDDIEDAVDSCPLQAITLSRDAA
- a CDS encoding NADPH-dependent 2,4-dienoyl-CoA reductase/sulfur reductase-like enzyme (product_source=COG0446; cath_funfam=3.40.50.720,3.50.50.60; cog=COG0446; pfam=PF07992; superfamily=51905,55424); the protein is MTVDGPVVGVVGTGIAGLQSANAVLERNPDARIVIFGDETHRTYNRPGLTKKRYQLLTSGTTITDELKVDGAASDSATWRLGTRVESADLYNKVLQLRTGETFDYDSLVIATGVRPRISAEDARECAIHMHKTLRDLDDAHHIHRDLRTGTELTIVGSGFVACELASLATEYGCAVAMLEARRRGPFERVLGERIATALGRWMTRNGVTFLTGDSARDRLCNGDSSAHSEPSSDRSLLVEAIGSVPNVEWLHGNGLDLSDGVRVDEHMRVPECADVYAAGDVARYPDPWTAESLTRREFWKNAIDTGDLAGRSLASSLGCGSKISHIRYFPLMSTEVFGLRIQIAGNPKAATSMEVVRGDLDRLDHGVVVTFSKEDLLVGVAYLDKGARLNSIYIDLVKTLKAHRR